The Bartonella grahamii subsp. shimonis region TTATTTGTGATCTTATTAAAGAACGAGAGAAACAAAAGCGTGAAGCAATGCGTAATCTCTATTATTTAAAAGACATTACTCTAGACGCTTTTGAAAGTCATAAAACTGAACTAAAAAATAACGGCAAAAATGGAAACTGGTTTACACCTTTACAGCTTCATATTCCCCCCAAAATTAAGAGGCTGTATACCGATTTCAGAGATTACGCCAACAGATGATACGTAATACTCTTAACTCCCGGTAGGTAAAAGCTGCAACAGCAAAAGCTCTTTTAGAAAAACAACGCCATAAAATCATTAATAACCGGCAATGAATTGGAGAAATGTTCTAGATTTTTATTAAATACTCTGCAAAGCAACAATAACGATACAACTGGCTTTGCGTCTGCTTATTCTTACAGGTATTTGTACCCATCTCTTGCATCAATTCGTGAAGATCAGATTGAGGGGAATATATAGACAATTCTTGACTCAAGAATATGAAAAGTCTGCGTGATACTACAGGAGATTTTCACGTGCCCTTATGATTAGAGGCATTAAAAATTTTAAAACAAGCACGCTTGTTTTTCGCAATGATTTTTTTCTGCAACCGGTCGTGGTTCTTATTAAGGTGTATTTCCTATCACAATATATTAAGAGAGATTAAACTAAAAAGCTGTCCACCTAGATTTCGCTCTAGTTTACGTAACTGGCTAACAGACTCCACCTATCACACCTCAAAGGACGAAGCCTCTTAAAACGCACTGATCTGCAAACAATCCGCTTCCTCGCTTAGCTTCACCTTCTAACCACTTTAATTACCACATCCTAAATACGATAGTGTTTTACGGCACAACAGAATAAATAACAAAACAATGACTGATTATACCGTTAATACTTGGAAACCTCTCTTTCATGTTAAAAATATCTTGTATGCTGAAAAATAAAAAATACTTTATACTGCTTAAACAACTTTCTTAAGCATATATACAAGAAAAAATGAAATACCCTAATATAATAAATAAGATCTAAACCTAGAAATCTCTATTTTTTATAGATAAAAACATATAAAATCAAAACCCACGAAACTCACCAAAATACAACATGTTTTCTTTGATGATTGAATTCATTCAACTCAAACGAACCTATAACATTCCCCATTCCACATTCGCAACGCATGTTCTTAGAATTTTTACTACCGTTTTCTAAATTTCTAGAAAAACCTATAAATTTGATATTTTTTCAAACGTCTTATCTGCTCTTTAATGAATTTAAACCTATAACGTTACAATAGTTTTAAATTACGACCGCCTTGACTGTATGATCTATCTCTACAATAGATAGCAACTTTACGTTCTCCATTTTTGAGAACTACACCTTTTGTTTTTTAATGCGCTTAATAATTCAATCTTTAAAATAAAAAATATAATCTTTAAATATATATCATGATTTTATCAAAAATTCCTAATCCCTGAATATTAGCAATGTTTTTGATATTATAATAAACGTATCGTAAAATGACGAACTGTTATAATGGCCACTCCTTTGTATTTCATTTGAATAATTTACATACGTTATAATATTTGTATCAACATTTATTTTTGTGCTATATTTATACAGAGTTATCTTTTTATAAAAAATGATTAATTGAATCTGCATTAAAATGGAAATTCTGATACGAATTTAATAAAAATAAAAACACATAGCATATTAATTTTATTGTTTTTACACAGAACGCTATTTAAAGTGTAGTTTACCCGAAAGACTAATGCCTTTTTAAAGGCAATAATAACTATGGTAACCGCCTCATAAAAGCCAATAAATTTTAGAGATTAAACCTCAAGAGGCCCAAAAAACGCGTACAATTTTCTTTTTTTCTTCTACTGTTCGTTAATCGGTCAATTTTCAAAGATAGTATTCAACTATGAGTTTTCTGCTCAGCCATTGCAAGAATCGCTTCTACAAGAATTGCTTAATTTTTAGGGATTACTTCGCCTTTAGAATGATTATAGCTATTGCGCCCTTATAAGCAGCCGATCCTCTTTTAGAGATTTAATTGCTAAAAGAAGATACAATTTTCTACCTTGCGCTTTATTTTCATCAATCAGTAAATTTTCAAAGGCGGCGTTCAACCATGAGTTTTTTAATTTCAGCAATCGCTTTTGCTGGATTTAATCCCTTTGGACAAGTTTGCGCACAATTCATAATCGTATGGCAACGATAAAGGCGGAAAGGATCTTCTAAATTATCAAGACGTTCACCACACATCTCATCACGTGAATCCGCAATCCAGCGATAAGCTTGGAGCAAAACAGCGGGACCCAAATAACGATCACCGTTCCACCAATAACTTGGACATGAAGTCTGACAACACGCACACAAAATACACTCATAAAGGCCATCGATTTTTTGGCGATCGGAGTGACTTTGTAACCATTCTTTTGCAGGTTCAGGAGAAACTGTTTGCAACCAAGGCTCAATGACTCGGTGTTGCGCATAAAAGCGCTTCAAGTCAGGAACCAAATCTTTAACAACCGGCATGGAAGGCAAAGGATAGACTTTAATGGG contains the following coding sequences:
- a CDS encoding succinate dehydrogenase iron-sulfur subunit, whose protein sequence is MVQIKLPKNSQVKPGKVWPKPEGAIKLTEFHVYRWSPDDENNPHLDTYYVDRSACGPMILDGLLFIKNHIDPTLTLRRSCREGICGSCAMNIDGTNTLACTKGMDDVKHPIKVYPLPSMPVVKDLVPDLKRFYAQHRVIEPWLQTVSPEPAKEWLQSHSDRQKIDGLYECILCACCQTSCPSYWWNGDRYLGPAVLLQAYRWIADSRDEMCGERLDNLEDPFRLYRCHTIMNCAQTCPKGLNPAKAIAEIKKLMVERRL